Proteins encoded within one genomic window of Zavarzinella sp.:
- a CDS encoding phosphoadenylyl-sulfate reductase, with the protein MDTQIPMSEQEIATANTQLAGQSPEAILRWAVEQFHPKLMMATAFGAEGCCILHMLADIEKSVHVINLDTGYQFAETLELRERILQKYGIAVEMVRPDTTVEEYEAAHGGPLYVHRPDQCCLDRKVKPLRKAVVGYHAWISAIRSDQTQHRQAANIVQWDPKFQLVKVNPLLGWTKKDVWNFVVKHDVPYNPLHDQGYPSIGCWPCTAPVAEGGDERSGRWAGSQKKECGLHVIEHDQGSGI; encoded by the coding sequence TTGGATACCCAGATACCCATGTCAGAACAGGAAATCGCCACTGCGAATACCCAACTGGCTGGGCAAAGTCCTGAAGCGATCTTACGTTGGGCAGTAGAGCAATTTCACCCCAAATTAATGATGGCCACCGCCTTTGGGGCCGAAGGGTGCTGCATCCTGCACATGCTGGCGGATATCGAAAAGAGCGTCCACGTCATTAATCTGGATACGGGCTATCAATTTGCTGAAACCCTGGAACTCCGTGAACGCATCCTTCAGAAATACGGTATTGCGGTAGAAATGGTTCGCCCCGATACCACCGTGGAAGAGTACGAAGCTGCCCACGGTGGGCCTTTGTATGTGCACCGCCCAGACCAATGCTGTCTCGACCGCAAAGTAAAGCCACTTCGCAAAGCTGTGGTGGGCTATCATGCCTGGATTAGTGCCATACGCAGCGACCAGACACAGCACCGTCAGGCGGCAAATATTGTCCAGTGGGATCCCAAGTTTCAACTGGTGAAAGTGAACCCACTGCTCGGTTGGACGAAAAAAGATGTCTGGAACTTCGTTGTGAAACACGATGTCCCTTATAACCCACTGCACGACCAGGGTTACCCCAGTATTGGGTGCTGGCCATGCACCGCACCCGTTGCGGAAGGTGGGGATGAACGCTCCGGGCGTTGGGCAGGCAGCCAGAAAAAAGAATGCGGCTTACACGTCATCGAACACGATCAAGGATCGGGAATTTGA
- a CDS encoding Rrf2 family transcriptional regulator: MNQSVDDTISGRNITANSRTIRFPFYTARTEYACLAMLELAASYGTSAPVRLRQIAEKHNISHRFLVQIFLQLKAAGLVRSARGAGGGYFLGSDPKSIAVYDVVKVVDSTIQTENGNLPEHPFLRAVHQLWTDAMHTQMKLLQQCSLADLLERSQEQFDASYQI, from the coding sequence ATGAATCAATCGGTCGATGATACGATATCAGGCAGAAATATTACTGCAAACTCCCGCACCATTCGGTTTCCGTTCTACACGGCACGCACCGAATATGCCTGTCTGGCAATGCTGGAGCTGGCAGCCAGTTATGGCACCTCCGCACCAGTGAGACTTCGCCAGATTGCCGAAAAACACAATATTTCCCACCGTTTTCTGGTGCAGATTTTTCTGCAATTAAAAGCAGCCGGGCTGGTGCGTAGTGCCCGCGGTGCTGGTGGGGGCTACTTTCTCGGCAGCGATCCAAAATCAATCGCAGTTTACGATGTGGTGAAAGTTGTCGATTCCACGATTCAAACGGAAAACGGCAATCTGCCCGAACATCCATTTCTGCGTGCGGTGCACCAGTTGTGGACCGATGCCATGCACACCCAGATGAAGTTACTGCAACAGTGCTCGCTGGCCGACCTTTTAGAACGATCCCAAGAACAATTTGATGCGTCGTATCAAATCTGA